Proteins co-encoded in one Plasmodium coatneyi strain Hackeri chromosome 7, complete sequence genomic window:
- a CDS encoding Membrane transporter: MTTILPQRAIPYLVLAGAFLYNLNIGIINSYGNLNIYLTSYLRHKGQNVTYRDVSFIYELTVITLGISMLIGNVVQKKLGERVTILICCFTTFVSFYMSSLYAHSYLMLCVFMGGLYGLGYGISFTIPLSCTYKHFKKNRGLVSGIVISAISLSPFLYCPLQTLLINRNNVLPVESSSGGIRERYFEDPQVLNRIPHVLFIQSVIFLIFGTCGGFFATMKVRGNGEKQLTSGNLDVGNKKSKHLDAQDGSLLDLEKNDEQMGITTDKNKGNQNDGTNEGDNLGSRLAKSFKKKKKKKNGRRDK, translated from the exons ATGACGACCATCCTGCCGCAGCGCGCCATCCCGTACCTTGTGCTAGCTGGTGCATTTTTGTACAACCTTAATATAG GAATTATAAACTCCTATGGTAACCTTAATATTTACCTCACCTCCTACCTGAGACACAAGGGCCAAAATGTAACCTACAGGGATGTGTCTTTTATATACGAACTGACGGTAATTACTCTGGGCATATCCATGCTGATTGGAAATGTTGTGCAGAAGAAATTAGGAGAAAGAGTAACCATACTGATCTGCTGCTTCACAacttttgtttccttttatatgtCCTCATTGTATGCCCACTCGTACTTGATGCTGTGTGTGTTCATGGGGGGGCTGTACGGACTGGGATATGGAATCAGTTTCACCATTCCGCTTTCGTGTACATACaagcattttaaaaagaaccGAGGATTGGTCAGTGGTATTGTCATCTCTGCAATATCGTTGAGtccatttttgtattgcCCATTGCAGACTCTGCTTATAAATAGGAACAATGTTTTGCCAGTGGAGAGTAGCAGCGGTGGAATCAGGGAACGGTACTTTGAAGACCCCCAGGTGCTTAACAGAATCCCCCATGTGCTTTTCATTCAGTCCGTaatctttttaatttttggcACATGTGGTGGATTTTTCGCAACGATGAAAGTAAGGGGGAATGGTGAAAAACAGCTCACCAGTGGTAATCTCGATGTAGGAAACAAGAAAAGCAAACACTTGGATGCACAGGATGGGAGCCTCCTTGATTTAGAGAAGAATGACGAACAAATGGGAATAACCACGGACAAGAACAAGGGAAACCAAAACGATGGAACAAATGAGGGTGATAACTTGGGGTCCCGACTAGCCaaatcttttaaaaaaaaaaaaaaaaaaaaaaatgggcgcAGGGACAAATGA